ACTACAACAACTGTTTGCAAACCTCTAATCCAGCTGTCAACTTTGTAGTTAATTGCTAACTACAGACTGCTAAAAGCTTTTAGTCTTAGTAGCGACTACCTTTACGTGCAGCCTCCTCTTTGCGCTTGCGGCGCAGACTAGGTTTTTCGTATCTTTCTCGGCGCTTGACTTCAGATAAAATTCCAGCTTTTTGAATTTTCTTTTTAAAGCGTCTTAGTGCCGAGTCAATCGACTCATTTTCACCCAAACGGACTTCAGCCACTCTCTGGTTTCACCTCCTTACAGAGATTATCTGAGTCACTTACTCCAGTTGTATGTTTAGACCTAGTGGGAACGAGATTTAATCACAGGACGGCTTCCGTTAGCGCGTCTTTCTCTTGATTTCGGGGGCAATCGCTCTTCTCCCTCTTCTTCAAAAGCAGCGTTCTCTCGACTAACACCATTACTGCCATAGATATCTAAGTATACTGAGTGACCAGCAGCTTCAGCAGCAGCAGCAATGACTGTACGAATCGCCTGGATGTTGCGTCCTCCCCGACCGAACACTTTACCTTTGTCTGTGCTTTCAAAAGCGATGCGAATCCAAGCTCGCTTACGGGTGTGATACATTTCACAATCGACGCTCAAAGACTCAGGAAATTCTAAAAACGGCTGCATTAAAAAACGTACTAACCCAACGTAGTCAGGACTTACTGTTGGGGATTTTGTGACAAACTTAGGAAGCGGCTTTTGCACTGACCTGTTCAAAGACATTGGCTTTCTGTAGGATGCGACGCACGGTGTCACTCGGTTGGGCACCTTGTTGTAGTCGCTTGACGATCCCGGGAACATCTAGTCGTACTTCATCGGTTCTGGGGTTGTAGTATCCCAGTTCTTCCAGGGGACGACCATCGCGGCGAGCAAGGCTGTTAATAGCAATTATGCGATAGCTCGCTTCCCGCTTTTTACCGTATCGCTTCAAGCGCAATTTAATCATGATTGAGGGACTATTCTCCTATTGTTAGCAACGAGTTGGCAGTCAGTTTGTGTTAGTTCTTCTTTTAAAGAAGATCATAACTTGCATACTAGAATGCTAATTTTAGCACTTGCACGGGCTTAACTGCTATTAGTCAATTGTCAATTGTCAATTGTCAATTGTTATTTGTCAAAAGCCAATGGCTAAGAACTAATAACCAATGACCATTGATCCTTAACTATAAAGTACCAAAGCCTTTCTTCTTTTTATCCTTCTTGGGCTTCTTTTTGCTACTAGCACCGCTACTATAACCCCGCCATCCGGGAGGAGTAGGACGATTGCCCCCAGCAGCTACAGGATTGCCCATACCGTCGCCAAACATTCCCGGCATACCAGGAAAGCTACCCTGGCCCATTTGCTGCATGAGAGAACGCATCTTTTGGAAGTCACTTACTAGCTTACTGACATCCGCTTCTTTGTAACCACTTCCGCCTGCAATCCGTCGTCGTCGACTAGGCGAACTAGCCAATAAATCTGGATTTTTGCGTTCTTCTTGGGTCATGGAATTGATCATTGCTTCGCAGCGCTTGAGCTGAGTTTCTCCTTGCTGCAACTGATCACTGCTCAGTTTATTCATCCCTGGAATTAGCTTCAGGATGCCACCCAAGGAACCCATGTTTTTCAGCAAGCGTAGTTGCTTAAGAAAGTCGGTAAAGTCGAACTTGGCCGCGAGAATTTTTTCTTGCATTTTCTCGGCATCAGCCAAGTCAAACTCTTGTTGGGCTTTTTCCACCAAAGTGAGAACATCGCCCATGCCAAGAATTCGCGAAGCCATGCGATCGGGATAAAATGGTTGCAGAGCTTCGACTTTCTCACCAACACCAACAAACTTAATTGGCGCTCCTGAGATTCTGCGTACTGATAACGCTGCCCCTCCACGACTATCACCATCCAGCTTGGTGAGAATTGCACCAGTAATACCAATTTGTTCGTGAAAAGTACGAGTCAGATTAGCTGCTTCTTGACCAGTCATGGCGTCCACAACCAAGAGAGTTTCGTGGGGTTGGACGACTTCTTTGATCCGAGCTAGTTCTGCCATCATATCTGCGTCTATTTGCAGACGTCCGGCAGTATCAATAATTACAGTGTCAATGTTTTCGGCCCTGCCGCGCTCTACACCCAAACGAGCTATTTCTACAGGGTCAGCATCACTTCCCATTTCAAACACTGGTACGTCAATTTGTTTAC
Above is a genomic segment from Fischerella sp. JS2 containing:
- the rpsU gene encoding 30S ribosomal protein S21, with the translated sequence MAEVRLGENESIDSALRRFKKKIQKAGILSEVKRRERYEKPSLRRKRKEEAARKGSRY
- a CDS encoding KH domain-containing protein translates to MSLNRSVQKPLPKFVTKSPTVSPDYVGLVRFLMQPFLEFPESLSVDCEMYHTRKRAWIRIAFESTDKGKVFGRGGRNIQAIRTVIAAAAEAAGHSVYLDIYGSNGVSRENAAFEEEGEERLPPKSRERRANGSRPVIKSRSH
- the rpsP gene encoding 30S ribosomal protein S16; the encoded protein is MIKLRLKRYGKKREASYRIIAINSLARRDGRPLEELGYYNPRTDEVRLDVPGIVKRLQQGAQPSDTVRRILQKANVFEQVSAKAAS
- the ffh gene encoding signal recognition particle protein, whose protein sequence is MFDALADRLEAAWKKLRGQDKISQSNIQDALREVRRALLEADVNLQVVKEFISEVEAKAQGAEVITGVRPDQQFIKIVYDELVQVMGETNVPLEQAQNPPTIVLMAGLQGTGKTTATAKLALHLRKIDRTCLMVATDVYRPAAIEQLVTLGKQIDVPVFEMGSDADPVEIARLGVERGRAENIDTVIIDTAGRLQIDADMMAELARIKEVVQPHETLLVVDAMTGQEAANLTRTFHEQIGITGAILTKLDGDSRGGAALSVRRISGAPIKFVGVGEKVEALQPFYPDRMASRILGMGDVLTLVEKAQQEFDLADAEKMQEKILAAKFDFTDFLKQLRLLKNMGSLGGILKLIPGMNKLSSDQLQQGETQLKRCEAMINSMTQEERKNPDLLASSPSRRRRIAGGSGYKEADVSKLVSDFQKMRSLMQQMGQGSFPGMPGMFGDGMGNPVAAGGNRPTPPGWRGYSSGASSKKKPKKDKKKKGFGTL